A single window of Haliotis asinina isolate JCU_RB_2024 chromosome 5, JCU_Hal_asi_v2, whole genome shotgun sequence DNA harbors:
- the LOC137284881 gene encoding tripartite motif-containing protein 2-like: MAATGLEKKVKDNFLTCSICLEMYTDPCTLRCDHTFCRKCVTSYIQTRPDAVQYETIPCPSCRQDTNVPHPSRPVEEWAGQIKPSIVIQGLIDTYRFEEDMPETSSTCCTICQKLGETTPGVLWCAECEVALCGKCAKIHLVSPISLNHGLCDLSSRSKVKRMIKCREHKRNRVEFHCQDCGKAACQTCCIIYHRACKTVVTIESMKPGMKAALMEKRLGMEKRLKVRSKKVDISNEKLQINSRITESAVQTITMISQTAINKIKKKETQLLDELNNISQMYASQLRADVKLEEIEMQMDRQHCEFIDQALVSDSEMDLYEAYQAWESGAVEVEDVRDTDSAYSRRIDDIRFTADTDNALDAIDNLQLGEIDVTYQDQGTCLPCPMLVDTIHSRMADDEMITLFSSVTVLSVDGIQTCVVTDSSNNCLKSLYTRDNHPCHSKLLLDNSPHGITQLKQKQVMVTVPESHEIIKIAVNPDLVHLSTIPTSNEYYSLAVLNVSTLVACGMDCVGYGTVDILDMSGDVLRSITEYDDTSLFAYPWHMCINNKGNILVSDWESASVTCLTPEGGIVWRYAPEGDCALRCANGITVISTGDILLVDAHKVIQLTESGEFVRELLTLEEHNQSNVFCDEYGFLFLCTGTEVKKYMFV, encoded by the exons ATGGCTGCCACCGGGCTAGAGAAGAAAGTAAAGGATAACTTCTTGACGTGCTCCATCTGCTTGGAGATGTACACAGACCCGTGTACACTGAGGTGTGATCACACATTCTGTCGGAAATGTGTCACCTCATACATCCAAACCAGACCAGATGCTGTACAGTACGAGACCATCCCCTGTCCCAGCTGTCGACAAGATACCAATGTGCCCCACCCCAGTAGGCCGGTGGAGGAGTGGGCGGGGCAAATTAAACCCAGCATTGTGATACAGGGGCTTATTGACACCTATAGGTTCGAGGAAGATATGCCAG AGACTTCAAGCACCTGCTGTACGATCTGTCAGAAactaggggagacaactccaggGGTCTTGTGGTGTGCCGAGTGTGAAGTGGCCCTCTGTGGCAAATGTGCGAAGATACACTTGGTAAGCCCTATTTCGCTGAACCATGGCCTCTGTGACCTGTCGTCTAGATCAAAGGTCAAACGGATGATCAAGTGTAGGGAACACAAGCGTAACCGTGTTGAGTTCCACTGTCAAGACTGTGGGAAGGCTGCCTGTCAGACATGTTGTATCATCTACCACAGAGCTTGTAAGACTGTCGTCACCATTGAGTCTATGAAGCCAGGCATGAAAGCAGCACTGATGGAGAAGAGACTTGGCATGGAGAAAAGACTGAAAGTGAGGTCGAAGAAAGTAGACATCAGCAACGAGAAACTCCAAATTAATTCAAGAATCACAGAGTCAGCTGTTCAAACAATTACGATGATCAGCCAAACAGCCATCAACAagattaaaaagaaagaaacacaactgtTGGATGAACTCAATAACATATCACAGATGTACGCCAGCCAACTCAGAGCTGATGTGAAGCTGGAAGAGATCGAGATGCAGATGGACAGACAACATTGTGAGTTCATTGACCAGGCCTTGGTATCGGACAGTGAGATGGACCTGTATGAGGCGTATCAGGCCTGGGAGTCTGGAGCTGTAGAGGTGGAGGATGTCAGGGATACAGATTCAGCTTACAGCCGGAGAATAGATGACATCAGGTTTACAGCTGACACTGACAACGCCCTGGACGCAATTGATAACCTGCAGTTGGGGGAGATTGACGTCACATATCAGGATCAGGGCACTTGTCTGCCATGTCCAATGCTGGTTGACACGATACATAGCAGGATGGCGGATGATGAGATGATAACCCTTTTCAGTTCCGTAACAGTCCTGTCTGTAGATGGTATACAAACGTGTGTTGTCACCGACTCTTCTAATAATTGCCTGAAATCACTGTACACTAGAGACAATCACCCATGCCACAGTAAACTTCTCCTGGATAACTCTCCACATGGGATAACACAGTTAAAGCAGAAGCAGGTGATGGTTACTGTCCCTGAATCCCACGAGATTATAAAAATAGCAGTGAACCCCGACCTGGTGCATCTCTCAACCATCCCAACAAGCAATGAGTACTATAGTCTAGCTGTTCTGAATGTTTCAACACTGGTAGCATGTGGAATGGATTGTGTTGGTTACGGTACTGTTGATATCCTTGACATGTCTGGAGACGTGTTGAGGTCAATCACTGAATACGATGATACCTCACTGTTTGCCTACCCCTGGCACATGTGTATCAACAACAAGGGCAACATACTAGTGTCTGACTGGGAAAGTGCGTCTGTGACATGTCTGACGCCAGAGGGGGGTATTGTGTGGAGATATGCGCCTGAAGGTGACTGTGCACTTCGTTGCGCCAATGGTATTACAGTTATCAGCACAGGGGACATCCTGCTTGTAGACGCGCACAAGGTGATACAGCTGACAGAGTCGGGGGAATTTGTTAGAGAACTGCTCACTTTAGAAGAGCATAATCAGTCCAATGTATTCTGTGATGAATACGGTTTCTTATTTCTATGCACAGGCACAGAAGTGAAAAAGTACATGTTTGTCtga
- the LOC137284875 gene encoding E3 ubiquitin-protein ligase TRIM71-like encodes MATTEQEKKVKDNFLTCSICFEMYMDPCTLRCDHTFCRKCVTSYIQTRRDAVQSKTIPCPCCRQDTKVPDPSRPVEEGAGQIKPSIVIKGLIDTYRSEVVVQETLSACCTICQNLGETTPGALWCAECQVAICDKCAKIHRVSPISLNHDLCDLSSRSKAKRRIKCREHKSNRIEFHCQDCGKAACQTCCIIYHRACKTVVTIESMKPGMKAALMEKRLDMEKRLNVRSKKVDISKKKLQSMSSLTESAVQRITMISQTAINKIKQKETQLLDELNNTSQMYASQLRADVEMEEIEMQMYRQHCEFIDQALVSDSEMDLFEAYQAWESGAVEVEDVRDTEAEDIRRIDDIRFTADTDNALDAIDNLQLGEIDVTYKDQRTCLPCPVLVDTMCSIKVDKETHIRSITVLSVDGIQTCVVTDSSNNCLKSFYNGDNYSCHSKLFLDNSPLGMTQLNEKQLMVTVPQSRESITVEVNPDLVQLSTILTSNEYYSLAVLNNSTLAAGGTDYDGYGIVDILDMSGDVLRSITKYDVSLFAYPWHMCVNNKGNILVSDWERESVTCLTPGGDVVWRYLPGGDCALRCPTGITVTSTGDILLVDKHKVIQLTESGEFVRELLTLEEDGEHNVFCDKYGFLFLCLSDRKQENESKLPRFRNNSTTEKAESITTPSECYSDSQCFTKSFQGSGHADVRFQGL; translated from the exons ATGGCTACCACCGAGCAAGAGAAGAAAGTAAAGGATAACTTCCTGACGTGCTCCATCTGCTTCGAGATGTACATGGACCCGTGTACGCTGAGGTGTGATCACACATTCTGCAGGAAATGTGTCACCTCATACATTCAAACCAGACGAGATGCTGTACAGTCCAAGACCATCCCCTGTCCCTGCTGTCGACAAGACACCAAGGTCCCCGACCCCAGCAGGCCGGTGGAGGAGGGGGCGGGGCAAATCAAACCCAGTATCGTTATAAAGGGGCTGATTGACACCTATAGGTCCGAGGTAGTTGTGCAAG AGACTTTAAGCGCCTGTTGTACGATCTGTCAGAAcctaggggagacaactccaggGGCTCTGTGGTGTGCTGAGTGTCAAGTGGCCATCTGTGACAAATGTGCGAAGATACACCGAGTAAGTCCCATTTCACTGAACCATGACCTCTGTGACCTTTCTTCTAGGTCAAAGGCCAAACGGAGGATCAAATGTAGGGAACACAAGAGTAACCGTATTGAGTTCCACTGTCAAGACTGTGGGAAGGCTGCCTGTCAGACATGTTGTATCATCTACCACAGAGCTTGTAAGACTGTCGTCACCATTGAGTCTATGAAGCCAGGCATGAAAGCAGCACTGATGGAGAAGAGACTTGACATGGAGAAAAGACTGAACGTGAGGTCGAAGAAAGTAGACATCAGCAAAAAGAAACTCCAAAGTATGTCTAGCCTCACAGAGTCAGCTGTTCAAAGAATTACGATGATCAGCCAGACAGCCATTAACAAGATTAAACAGAAGGAAACACAACTATTGGATGAACTGAATAACACATCACAGATGTACGCCAGCCAACTCCGAGCTGATGTAGAGATGGAAGAGATCGAGATGCAGATGTACAGACAACATTGTGAGTTCATTGACCAGGCCTTGGTATCGGACAGTGAGATGGACCTGTTTGAGGCGTATCAGGCCTGGGAGTCTGGGGCTGTAGAGGTGGAGGATGTCAGGGATACAGAGGCAGAAGACATCCGGAGAATAGATGACATCAGGTTTACAGCAGACACTGACAACGCCCTGGACGCAATTGATAACCTGCAGTTGGGGGAGATTGACGTCACATACAAGGATCAGCGCACATGCCTGCCATGTCCAGTGCTGGTGGACACAATGTGTAGCATCAAGGTGGATAAAGAAACTCACATCCGTAGCATAACAGTCCTGTCTGTAGATGGTATACAAACGTGTGTTGTCACCGACTCTTCTAATAATTGCCTGAAATCATTTTACAACGGAGACAATTATTCATGCCACAGTAAACTTTTCCTGGATAACTCTCCACTTGGGATGACACAGTTGAATGAGAAGCAGTTGATGGTTACTGTCCCTCAATCCCGCGAGAGTATAACTGTAGAAGTGAACCCAGACCTTGTGCAGCTCTCAACCATCCTTACAAGCAATGAGTACTATAGTCTGGCTGTTCTGAACAATTCAACTCTAGCGGCAGGTGGAACGGATTATGATGGTTACGGTATTGTTGATATCCTTGACATGTCTGGAGACGTGTTGAGGTCAATCACTAAATACGATGTTTCACTGTTTGCCTACCCTTGGCACATGTGTGTAAACAACAAGGGCAACATACTAGTGTCTGACTGGGAACGTGAGTCTGTGACATGTCTGACACCAGGGGGGGATGTTGTGTGGAGATATTTGCCTGGAGGTGACTGTGCACTGCGTTGCCCTACAGGCATCACAGTTACTAGCACAGGGGACATCCTGCTTGTAGACAAGCACAAGGTGATACAGCTGACAGAGTCGGGGGAATTTGTTAGGGAACTGCTCACTTTAGAAGAGGATGGTGAACACAATGTATTCTGTGATAAATACGGTTTCTTATTTCTATGTTTGTCTGACAGAAAACAAGAAAATGAAAGTAAATTACCGAGATTTCGGAATAATTCAACAACGGAAAAGGCTGAAAGCATCACAACACCTTCAGAATGTTATTCAGACAGCCAGTGTTTTACAAAGTCCTTTCAAGGTAGTGGACATGCAGATGTCAGATTTCAAGGACTTTAG